Within Aricia agestis chromosome Z, ilAriAges1.1, whole genome shotgun sequence, the genomic segment ATGGAGAGGGGGCGCCCTTCATGCAGGACTTCGATGCCCAGAGATTGTAGTGACACTGTGTTTGTATCCGGAAGAATTTGGTGGATAATTCTCCGTCTCACACATACCATGAGCCCTCGTTTTAAGTTGGACGGAGGGTCAGAGATGTAGTCTAGGCGATAGACGTGGTATCCCGGCACTTTGACCGGGATATTGGGAGCGAGGTGGGTTTCGCTTACTAGGGCGACATCTATGTCGTGGGAGCTTAGTGTGAGACGGAGACGGGCTATCTTGCCTTTCACCCCTCTCGCGTTCCAATGGAGTACTTTCAGCGGCTCCATTGGGAAACAATAGTGGTCAGCAGCTGGAGGGCTGCCGATAACGCCATTATGGCCTGGGGGTCCGGGCCCCTTTGCTGGACCTCAGAACATACTTTTTTAACAAATTCGCAGCCCTCATTTAGGAGCTGCGAGAAATTCCCATCTAGGGCCGGCTGCGATTGCCTACGTTTAGGCTTGGGAGTTCGCAGTGTCACCGCTTTAGGTGTAGCGGGGAAATTGCTGGATCCGGCGGCCGGGGTGGTGACGGCAGTGATTGCCGGACGGGCGGAAGTCGGGGTTTGGGGCATTGACGGGGGCTGGGAGGGAGGCTTTGATTTCTTGCCTTTTCCCTTGCCCTTGCCTCTAGCCTTGGTGGTGGACCGGGGCTTCGGGTCATTGGCCTTGGCCATCAAAGATTGACCTTGGGACTCTGTGGGCGGAATCTGGGCCGGGGCGATAGAGGGGCCCGTTTGCGCGGGTTGGGCCTTGGGCTTGAAGACAGCCGACTGGGCTACTGGCCCGGGATTTTTGTTTTTCGTCTCTTGGATGAAGACCGGACATCTTGTGTGGTTGGCCGGATGGGGGCCGCCACAGTTTGCACAAATGGGTGCTTCGTCCGCTGGCAAGGGGCAATCTCTGGCCACATGTTCCCCACTGCACCGGACACAGGCGAGCTTCCTGTGGCAGTGGGCACTAGAGTGGCGAAATTTTTGGCATCTATGGCACTGGGCGGGACCTTTCTTGCTCCTCCAAGCGTCAATGATAATTCCACCCATGCCTAGGATTTCGTCCACCTCATAGATTTTGGCCACATTGACCGTCTTCTTGAGGATGGCAAGAAAAATGCAGCCGGGTCGGCCTTTGCGGGCTTTGATTTGCCGGACGTATTCCGCAGTAAACCCCTTCAATGCGAGGTCCTCGGTAATGTCGTCCGGCTGGGTATTGGCGGGAAGGCCACGGATAGCGACCTTGAAGCTGCGTTCTGCAGGAAGTGAATAACAGAACCACGATATGTTTTCCGTGGCCTCTATCTGTGTAAGGTACTTTTGTACTTTTCTATATTCGTCTTCATCCGACGGGGAGAAGCGAATACCCTTTCCGAAGGGGCAGGCGTTTGGATTTCGCCCTAAGATGTCCTTTAGGGCGGAAAAATGCTGGGTCCAGTTCGGAAGGTGTTCCACTATCAGTGGTGGGTATCGCGGTTTCGGCTTAGGTTTCTGACCCGCCGTACCGGTGGCTACTGTGGCGTCAGCCGTGTCCATGGGCTGAGAGGACTGCGGCTGGGCCTGGGCTACTGCTGCGTAGCTGGTATAGGGGGGACAGACTGGGGTTGGGATGCCCTTGTCATTCCGCTTATGCGGGGGAAGAACTTCCGGGTCCTCAATACGAGGCCTTTTCAGTGAGTCCCTGCGTTCGCGCGGGTCTGTGGGAAGGAGGCCTTGTGCCTGATAAATACGCAGGACTTTGTTGTAGGAGTCGGGAGTTAGTTGGGCCTTGATTGCCTGCAACGTGACTCTGGTATGGTCCGTGGTTGCGCTTTGTCGGTGCGAGGGAGACAGGACATCGCCTGCGGGGGGCGTCGGGGGACatccggggggggggggggggggaccgCATAGTCCCCTCCCCTCGATGCCGACGAACCCTCGCTTCGAGGTGCGTCCGCGCTGCCGATGTCTTTGCGGCTTACATAGGTGGCCGTAGGAGAGTAGGTAACTCCGGCCAGGGGATGGTACGACTGCTGGGAAGCAGCCTGATGGAAGCTGGAGGCGGAGGAGTCGCTGCGGGTGGATGACACAGATTGAGTTCTGTGCCGTTCTACCCTTGGCTTGTCCTCTGCCGAAGCTGGGGGTCTGTTGTCCATAGTTTTCAGTTGGACTTGTACAGTGGGGTACAGCTCCTAGGGATTCGTTATGGTACACTGTATGTGGAATCACTGGTAGGCGGCTGTATACGCGACCCCTGTGACGACCTATCTGGGACTCGGTACGTCGGAATATGGTTGGGGCAAATGCCGAACAGATGCAGCACCCTCTTCAAAGAAGCGGGGAACTGATCCGTAGGTAGCTATGGTTACTTCCTGCTTCTTGGTTACACCAGTGGTACGACTGATCTTTTTGGAGCTCTTATTGAGCCGCACGCAGCGGTAGTAACTTACTCTTATCGAAGAAGGCAGGAACAACACAAACACTACGCGAGTAAAAGGGAGCGGGGTCCGAGCGCAAAGGATAGCGTACACACAGAAGCATGTACGTTTTCACCAGGAGCGTATGGGCGTAAATGTTTTCGATCGCGAGCAACCAAAAACACGTCCGCACCACACGACAGCCGAGCtgcactgatattttttggaaacacaacccatatatAGTCAGAggtgccaacctgcagataatttcagatcgctgaggaaccaatagaaaatctagaagtgtttatccttacgccatctagttaagattgttgaaaataaaattaaaaaaatataaatgaaaatccctcattaacgcaagttaacgttaatcgttaatccgttaatatgtaatatggccttgtaacttttttttttatgaaataagggggcaaacgagcaaacgggtcacctgatggaaagcaacttccgtcgcccatggacacccgcagcatcagaagagctgcaggtgcgttgccggccttttagagggaatagggtaatagcgatgggtaggaaagggaatagggtaggggattgggcctccggtaaactcactcactcggcgaaacacagcgcaaacgctgtttcacgccagttttctgtgagaacgtggtatttctccggtcgagccggcccattcgtgccaaagcatggctctctcacgtataactTATATCACTGCGTTAGTacttagtgtacatacaaaacctgttgatttaaggttttggaagttaaaatgttagagacaaaacaaaatacttctataattattgtattctccctaactaaattatactgcactcttttttatcaacatgcaaaatatgatttataataacaataaacaaatcactctctctataagcaccgggCGGCGCTGAgcaatgaaatgataaaacgaaacaaatctcttctcactcgcgcgcgcctgaaaatgtatctagtatgtattgtttttgtttcacccgctgctgccgtgccgcggcgccgcgctgccctGTCTGAAcatgttttcgcgccgcgccgcggtgccgtgcagtaaatagtaggcattggattaacgattaacggacttctgcatattaacggaagttaacgagtccgttaatatttttaaaagttaacttaaaagttaatccgttaatcaaaatgttaacctagttaattaacgattaacggattaacgagttaatgcccagctatgctagatgactcccgcaactccgttgcgccaacattcgtttatcgcgtgggaaccgtataatatttttccaggataaaaagtaccctattgtcctttcccgggaccccaAAGTATCCGCATACGTATTTACTGGTCTATGCccttaccaaattttagcaaaatcggttcagtggttcacactttcgcatttataattttagtaaaagTATGGATACTCTGGATActctataaaaaattatatacagaTAGTAGTTCAAGGAATTACTTGAAATAGCGAATATTTTACTTCTTCCCCTCCAATTTGTTACTGTATCGAGGTCgcactcataaagttaatatacttacctacctagtgatatagagcaacaatctcgagctgtcaaacgtaaccaaaattggttttcatctgagtgaaaaatatgtgtacgtatacacttacacaagcacaaacatgaattctatgagattaaattgtcaacgtgcggcacgtgccgactggacgtcaaaaaaaaagagtgctgctgtcatgtatcacacgtctcattttaccacgcagtgttactgatagtgacatctcgcttgctcaggcctttgtttctctattccgctaggtatattaactttatggttgcacTCGCGTACATTGACGCATTGCCACTTGTATTTCACTCGCTCACGATTATTGATTATACCTATATAGTACagtataggtaggtacctactaccgCGCTTCAATCATATAACTATGGAAACGCAATAGCTACCTACTCACTTCCAAGTTATGTTTGACGATATCCCGCAGCAGGCAGGCGGCGGCGCAGCGCACGGCTGCTGAATCATGGCCGGAATGTAGAAGCGCGGGGGGCAGCGCCCCTCCCGCTACCACGGCCTCCGCCAACTCCGTACGAGCACTGGCGATCGCACCCAGGGCGTAGAATATTCTGCGCTGAAATAACAATACATGACCACCTTATAACAGACAAGCTGATGATAAATACATGGATGAGAGCAAGCTTCGTAAATTAGATCCGACTGCAGATCGCTACGCTCATGACTCGGGTATAAGTTGAGACTGGAGCACgtctatttttttatacaagacGAGATAGAGGAGAATAAGGTACGGCGGAGGTGCCAGTTCCGATATTCCGAATTctgataatataagtatataaatacttttgaataattataatattaacaactaGGTACCTATAGCGTTAGTAACGACTGACGCTAATGTCTCCAAAGCGACCACAAAGAGTTTTTGTGGTGTTTTTTTACCTTTAGTTTCGGATCTTGATTTTCCAGTCCACGCACCAGGTGGCATATCGCGCCAGACTCGGCTATTGCATCAGGCTTGTGCTGGGCCAAGTCCACTAGAGCTCCAGCTGTTATCTACGAAAAAATtacctttatttaaatagcTCCCGCTACATAGGCCCGTTCTTCTTCTTTAAAGTTAGGTACTATTAACTATAATTTTACTTACTTaatccttttttatgaaatgtcaTGTTTTCTCTATCATAATTCATGTTATACGAAGAACGGGTAAGGTCACAATATGATAACCAAGGATTAAATTTTAGCCAAGTGATTTTTAGGCGACATTTGCGACTGCCGCGTTTGGCAGTTATTTGATGTCggttatattatttatgtatctactatctacatatctatactaatattataattctggaGAGTggagagtttgtttgtttgtttaaacgcgctaaaattcttttagtgttagatagcgcattgattgaggaaggctatccGAGGAGGATATccgctataggctatattttattacgtaagactaataggagcgaataaatagaggaaaatgtggaaaaaacggggtaaattatatatatgaaagggcttatttgaacgcgctaatctcaggaactactggtccgatttgaaaaattatttcagtgttagataccgtagcccatttatcgaggaaggctatagactatattttatcacgctaaggcccacttgcgccaaaactttgagttaaataaataactcagtgttaacgttttcaatttttaactcatacctactacatattgcaccagaagaatttatcccagagtcaactaacccgggcttatgtcatgttcattcattctttttacatccagccaaatatgatagagcaaatgctgaataatttaagtgtactcTCTCTCGCTTCACAGTACctactttaaataaggctatctccttatgtcagatttgaaatgacacgtggttctatgtcgcattgtgttgtgaattgtgatattttgtgcaaataaattaagcggaaaatgataaaaattgggaagaaacacttgtgtccaatgtttatctagtctacctatttataaaggagttcactaaagacgcactaatccaatgatattattattaaactttggtagggaattactttttatgctcatttgtatattgcaattattttcaattttatttaataaaaaaagagaacagtttctttttctaggcgaaatcttcgatggaaatctttgtctctttgtgagtacctaaatacgggaccctaaacagatcggtccgttctacaaTTCGAAAtatattcgataatttcttcatcatcatcagataacaaccactaaacacaaaataaaaccggtacctgttactgaacacaacaaagtacataagtcatacctaaccgaaaaatctcagttttgacattactaacccagagttagttgatttaaccctccgacatcggtgggttaaacattaaaaaaaaataactcaaggttaactcctaactcttggtggtgcaagacattatgtgaatttaaattcgaagtataatttaactcagagttaagcgccgtgttaacccagtctggcgcaagtgggccttagactaataagagcaaagaaatagaggaaaatgtaggaaaaacggagggaaattatttgaaattgtttattatcttaagaactactggagcaatttttatgttatttgccaaacatgaagaatagaccacgtgacgGGACAAAgactatttttttgcggaaaaatgtgcggttgcgtgaaatttctaaattacgcaaggaaagctgcgcggaacatctacattatattataataaaattataggaaagtcaattctgtacattgaatatttttgtacaataaataataatacttgggatgtgatctactatgctaacgcggacaaagtcgcgggcaacagctagttcgtaatattataaagctcaCGCTATCCCGCGGCCCGCCCAGGGGGCATAGTGGAGTACCATTCCGCCGAGTTTTCAGTAGGTAGCATATAAAGTTAATACCTATACCTATaggagcaatttagaagtaaattaaattcaaatattcagtcattgggtagatcaaatagctcagatgaagcttttaataatttgtttaaggtaataagaacacaatttaatacagtatttacttctaaaacagttagaaacgataataaaaaaaccagatttattgaatgggcaactaaaggaattaaaataagtaggcaaagattatatgaattatatgatgagaggtgtagcaacagtagtgaatcatttaaagcatatgttaaaaattattctaaaaccttcagaaaagtttgtaaagctgctaaggctctatatatcaaaaataaaattaaaaattctaaaaataaaatcaaaactacatggaaggttatatctggtgagactggaaacgtcacctgtcgtaacactgattttgaattatactttgaaaataaaaagattacaaataatctcgaagttgcgacggtttttgaaaagttttttgctgacattccggtctcaactacaaaaaatctaaattcctcaccagaagctgctgaaaagctactcagagacaatgtaaaggaatgtgatgtcaatttcaagtttagggaaattagccctagagatattattgatacctttaaattgttgaatattaaaaatactactgatctctggggcatgtctacaaaaattattaaatcgataattgacatcatagctcctcatctggcaataattttcaatgactgcattaagagtggtgtttttcctgacttaatgaagcacagtaaggtcgtacctttatttaaagcgggaattaaatcagatccgactaattaccggcctatttcgattttaccgactcttagtaaaatatttgaaaaaataattttacagcaattactgttacattttaatttaaataatttattacacaataaccaatacggttttactaagggtcgttccacaatggatgctggtataggtcttctttgtagcatatttgaagcttgggaggagtcacaggatgccttaggtattttttgtgacctctctaaggcatttgactgtgtcgagcatgctactttagtcaaaaaattgcaccactatggcataagggactcagcagtcagccttttgacttcttacctcaaaaataggactcaaagggttgaagttaatagtaaaagatccaatgggaccaaaatagaattaggtgtaccacagggatccattttaggaccatttctttttctcatctacattaatgacttaccttatctagttaaggataatgagatagtactttttgctgatgacacttcacttatttttaaagtgaagcgacggcagtcaaattacgacgaggtaaatagtgctctctcaaaaatagtacattggtttaatgttaataacttacttttaaactctaagaaaaccaaatgtttaaaatttactttgcccaatgttaggcaagttcaaaccaatttactattaaatgatgagaaaatgaatttggtggactccactgtattcttaggcattacattagatagtaaattacagtggggtcctcatattgctaatcttgcaggtaagctcagttctgcagcatatgcagtcagaaaaattagggaaatttctgatgaagacacggcaagactagtttattttagttattttcacagtagaatgtcttatggtatccttttatggggaaacgctgccgacatcaatacaatttttgtgctgcagaagcgagctatacgctcaatttataaaatgtcagcttttgaatctctgagagaaaagtttaaagaaattggtattctaactgttgcttctcaatacattttggataatgtattgtatgttagaaagaatttaactaaatttaaaactaaaagtgatagtcacggtagaaacactagaaataggcacaagctggaaataccagtgatcagacttagcaaaataagtaaatcttttaaaggtcaatgtatacgcctttacaataaaatcccggaaaacgttcaaaatctatcaattaataaatttaaaaaagtaattaaagaacgtttgtgtgccaaagcctactatacggtcaaagatttcctaaacgatagcacatcttgggagtaggatggctgcttgcaaggctgcttctacatttattatatgtgacttacaattgtgtattcatattgtatagattaagttatttacattgtaaattttatttttttaaaagacaaattttccacttttttactaaaaagtggccccgtgcgagtttcttacgccggttcttctcgccgggttagttcccgaaccggtggtaggcaacatgtagttcaacattctgaaaatatttgattcaaatttattcagaaataaaacaatttttattttattttattattttatacggaatagagcaacaatctcgagctgtcaaacgaaaccgaaattggtttacatctgtatgtaaaaatatgtgtacgtaggtatacacttacacaagcatgattgaacatgaatagGGGCTACAGCCTGCATCCACCACCATCTGTCGGGCGCAGCAGAGACCCACAAACCCACATGCGGGCAGGACCTTCCATCCTCCGCAACTCGAAAGATGCTTAAAGACATTTTCTCGGCGAAAAAAAGGTACCAATTTATCATACCTTCAAACAAATACATAGCCTACCTGTTTCAGACTCAATTGGGGTTCTTGATAGGCCAGAAGCATCAAGGGCAGAGTTCCCGCATCGACAACCAAACCAGCGAGATGTTCGCTGTGCTTGCCGATGTACCCTAGTGCCCAAGCAGCATTTTCTTTCACCTTTGGTAATTATAGCAACAAATTAGCTTAGTAATTACTAGTAGTATAAAATCAATGCATGGGTACAGCTATATAGATATTTTACCGAGTACATACCTGCGTATCAAAATCTTCAAGGCATGAAACAATATGCTCCAAAGCATTGAGACCCACAAGCGCTGATGCCAATTCTTCGTTATGCCTGAAATATTACGTTAATTTGTTTTTCTACAAATGAAAGCTATGTGAACCTTGTAAAATGTAAGTGCCCAATTAAGTATTGTTGTAATTTTTACCTGGCAACAGCTCTCATAAGATACAGCGCTGATCGCTTGTAGATAACCTGAAaacaaaagacaataaaatGTAGGTCAGGAGTTAAAACATACTCGTATGTAGAAATAAAGTAAGTTATAGTGTCAACTATTTGTACTTTGTAATATCTTTACTGTCGATCACATAATATGGGTTGATATAAAGCATCTATAAAGCTTCCATACTTTCTAGGAATGAAAGCAAAATATCCAAAGGGGAAGGGAAAATGCTTTGGGTCTCTCAGCATTGCAGACTAGCAAGTGTGATTCTCGCGCTTATTTTGGCGAAGCGTCACGTCATTTGATTCATATTGCTGACAGaatacagataatttttgcGCAGCGTTACGGAAAAACATTATCTGTCCAAAACCATTGAGCCACTGGTCATAAATGTTCATTCAGCAGTCAGGaccatcagtttaaatagaagtttttggtCAGGACACTATAACTAAGTACTAACATTATACTTATTGAGGTTGTCCAGCACTGTCGCGACGAGGCCCTGTCTGACAATATCCCTGGCGACGCCCGCGTCGTGCTCCGCCAGCCGCGCAGCCGTTACCACACTGCACTGACGAATACTCGGACACGTGTCTGATAGCAGCGGATGGATATGTTCTGGGAGGTATGAACTTGATAGTTTGACATTTTAAGCGTTAATTTATTGTCTCAACTCTCGCTCCATTAACGTTTCCACCTTTAACTATCTATAATCTATTACCTAGGTCTTGATAAAACCGTCAGGATATGACTGTGATCGAGAGATGGTTTGAGTGCAGCCGTGGTGCAGCCCCTACTCACTAAAGAATCGACGGTACTCGACTCTAACTTCTAAATCCTAGATGGGATGGTTCTTGAGTTTTGATTATCAGGTAATATCTCAATTCGAATGATATGGCTTCTAGGCCTATAATCTTCTGAAAAGGCTGTTATAGCTGCACAATCGATGTCAATCACTCCAAAGGCTAATAAGTTTACTTACCTAGTACTCCACATTTTTCTAGACACTTTACGTTGGTCGATTTAGTTGACAGATCGGCCACAGCTTGTATGAACATCAATCTTCCTTTTTGATAATTGTCTAAAACTGAAAATAGGACCTATAAGAAGCTAGTTACTTACAGATTACTAATGCTGTTTGTTATTAAACTTTACACTGTAAGTGTATTACAGATTACAGATTATAATACAGATTAGGTACAGCCTATCTTCATCATCTGTATGCCCTACATACAGCTAAACCTTGATGAAAAGTGAAAACCTGCAAACCCTTGCAGGTTTTCACTTTTCATCAAGGTTATAAAATATCGATGGTATTTTAGTTTTACAGTAACTTTAATTCACGTTTCGCGGCTGGCTATTTGGATTTTGGTGTGACTGCGTAGCATTATATCGTAAAATTAAGTGaatttgctaaaaagcttggctggggcactgccgtgcccccagataataaTACTTTCTAAGAAAGATTGTAAAAACATACCTAAAGATATATTTCTACAACCGCTcatgattattataaaatagtgaGCTTTCCACTCGCCAACTATCTCtgatatttgattgaaattaATAACTTCTTAAATTTTCAGTTGtgcacaatttttatttttatttatatattttagacacTTGATATCACTTTTTCTCCTTTTGAcaatataaacataaaaatctatTAAGGTGTTtagcaaagagaatataatcattACGTTTTCGTGGTGGCTGGTGTTTGGGTGTGGCCTGGTTAAGGTGTTTATGGTGTAGTTTATGGATAAATTGTTTTGGTGGACGCTCAAAGAAGTTACGGCGGGCGCGataaaccaatattataatCTGCATGTGCTGTAGACCGTGTTTTCTGCcctttagcaaaatcggtttggcATTGTGGGTGTGAAGTCTGAAGAGGCACCAGGCAGACAAATTTTCGCATATTATGTTATCAGTATAGACTACGGATGTAGGccatgatataatataatattatattgatatactTACTATGTAGGATCATGCAGTGGCCACTGGCCAGTGAGTAGACCGACTGAATTTCCTGCAGTTATTAGGTACGCATAGTAATATTTATGTCTATGTAGGtacgtaagtacttaaaaatcgAACAATATTGTTAGATACTATTTAAACGTAACGACTACGTaataacttattagttattacgtaatgagtaagtaatagctatttgaccgagctttgctcggtaagtatttgataaaacacgaattaagttcagacattttctaaaaatgatttctatcTAGATCGACCTATCGCCCCCGaacgccgaaaccccctataaatcatttttagaaaatgtcattttctaaaaatgattcctagctagatcggaAAAGAAAAGAATCGGagaaaagctcggtcaaatagctagtagatacttaagggggcgactaaccctaaagtgtcgattttataattcatttttatacttgaaaataagcccgatctgagcaaaaacacgatatcttaaaattttctcgatagaaaaaaatcacaaacatgcatttaattttcacgaatttttcatttattgccataaccgtgcataatgcattgaactaagttaatattttaacacattgtataaaattctatcattgacaGATCGACCTAGCAAATTtttgaaatgtatatttatcgagttattgagaaaaaactaatttggcgatgaatccgcgtcattctttttcacctggcatatgaaagacgggcgtgagtgtgaagagagaaggacgatgtttgat encodes:
- the LOC121738334 gene encoding sperm-associated antigen 6-like codes for the protein MSGCRNISLVLDNYQKGRLMFIQAVADLSTKSTNVKCLEKCGVLEHIHPLLSDTCPSIRQCSVVTAARLAEHDAGVARDIVRQGLVATVLDNLNKYNVIYKRSALYLMRAVARHNEELASALVGLNALEHIVSCLEDFDTQVKENAAWALGYIGKHSEHLAGLVVDAGTLPLMLLAYQEPQLSLKQITAGALVDLAQHKPDAIAESGAICHLVRGLENQDPKLKRRIFYALGAIASARTELAEAVVAGGALPPALLHSGHDSAAVRCAAACLLRDIVKHNLELAQLVVNSGGCGPLVELLSERTAGCMIPACMALGFIAGQSDQLSMAVIESKAILALVDALQNEDSQDAELCAAAWTLGHIAKHSPQHSLAVAVTNVFPKLLQLYTSPKSSSDLRARVCCALKQSIQCCLHRPALEPLLHAAPNDILKYVLAQYAKILPNDARARRLFVTSGALKRIQEIDSTPGTSLKEYINIINSCFPEEIVRYYTPGFSETLLNRIDAYSPRVPELFTDRILSDCQSEVTSNIEAS